In the Geitlerinema sp. PCC 9228 genome, TCGGGGTTAGCATGGATGACGAAGCATCCCATAAAATGTTTGCCGAAAAATATGGTTTGCCTTTCACTCTCCTTGCCGACCCAGATGGTGAAATTACCAAAGCCTACGATGTAGACGGCGGTGGCTATTCCAAGCGGGTCACCTATATTATCGACGGTAATGGAAAAATCGTTTACGTAGACGACAAAGTCAACACCGAATCTCACGCTCAAGATATCTTGAGTGCCGCTGGTCAATAAAGACCATTCTAGAGATTGGTGTATCGTTCCTTAAAACAATAAAAAAACAGATTCGATCTCCCGTACCAGTAGGGGTGCAACGCGTTGCGCTCTTGATGGGGCGGGAGTTTTTTGTGCTAGAATTTCTTTAGGTTTCTAGTAATATCAAATCCGCTTCTAGTAACCCCTAAGATATACACCCCAAATCTAGCAAAAACTCTAATTTGGTGCGATCGCGACTTGCTAATTTTCCAATTATTTTCATTTTGTAGGGTGGGCATTGCCCACCCTACTTGTCTAAAATATACACCCCAAATCTAGCAAAAACTCTAATTTGGTGCGATCGCGACTCGCTAATTTTCCAATCATTTTCGTTTTATCGGGTGGACAGGGCACACCCTACTAATTTTTTAATTATTTTCGTTACTTGTCTAGTTGGGTTAGAAAAGCGATCGCAACTCGCCAATTTTCCAATTATT is a window encoding:
- a CDS encoding peroxiredoxin, whose protein sequence is MTLSVGTQAPNFTAKDSNGNTVSLSDFAGKNVVLYFYPKDDTPGCTKEAQSFRDSYQLFQDKEMVVLGVSMDDEASHKMFAEKYGLPFTLLADPDGEITKAYDVDGGGYSKRVTYIIDGNGKIVYVDDKVNTESHAQDILSAAGQ